One Heteronotia binoei isolate CCM8104 ecotype False Entrance Well chromosome 3, APGP_CSIRO_Hbin_v1, whole genome shotgun sequence genomic window, CTAGGTCTGAGGAGATATTGGCTCAGATCCTCACTCAGTCACATGACTCACAGGGTGACTTTCGGCCAGTCTTcatctgtcagcctaacctacctcacagggttgttagataaaatggaggaggggagaaacatGTACTTCTCTCTGGGCTCTTTGAAAGGACAGGACAAAAATGTGATTAATAGTCATAGAAAAATAATATGCCTAGAAGAGTTTTGCACTGCTGCCTGAAGTGATACCTTCCGGGGCCAGTTTTATTGCTTGGTTCTGCTAATGATATAAAGCTCCCATAAGTTTTTCAGTAAGAGGTTAGCCTGTCAAACAGCCTGAAACAGACACAACTTTCGGGGGTGGTGGTGTTGGTTAACTTTAAGGGCAATTTGCGAGGATATTGAGTGGCTTGTGTGGGATTAAATGGAATGTATCAGTATCAGGTTTAGACATGTCATAAAGATGAGTGTTTTGTTAAGATTATGCATACATAAACAACAGCAACAGGACTCCTTAACTAAATCCATAAACTGTGGCTAATGAGGGTCCAAAATCCAGTGTAAGGAGGAAGGTCCATTTGAACTGGAAAAAATTTCCACAGGCTTCTGACTTTGCTCAGTGAAGTGGTAGGATAGAGATAGACTCCACACTGGTATCTCTTTTGGTCTGCCTGTTTCCTAGCAATTTCAGATTGCTAGATGTGTTTATTGAAGACTGTTTCTTATGTGCAACCTTACAGCATCACTGAGTGTTTGCATTCATATATTATTGGCATCCAGTCCGTAGGTGTCACCTAACTGAAGTGTCCTTTTCTGCTTTATGTCTCCAGTTACACTCATGCTGTGTTCCagtttgcagtaatggaacaAGAACAGGATCCAGCTATGCAAGAAAATGCCAACATCAAGGCAATCAGAGAAGAATACAGGAAGGCTTTTGTGTTTGTTAATAAAGGCCTGAACACAGATGAgttgggaaagaaggaagaagcaaGGAATTATTACAAGCAGGGGATTGACCACTTGGTTAAGGGAGTCAATATTCCTTCCCAGGGTCCAGCATGCACAGGACCCCTGTGGGATGATGTCAGGCAGATGCAGCAGAAAATGAGAGAAACCCTACAAAATGTTCGTGCTCGACTGAGTGTGCTAGATGAGAATGCACAGCCCAATCCCATGGCAGTGAGTGCCTCTGCAGAAGTACCTAGATTATATCCATCAGTCCCTGCTAAAGAAAAGCCCACAAGGCCTCCTGTACCTAATTCATTGAAATCGCCATCGTCGCCACCTGCGGAAGGGGCAAATGTTGAATCTACAGGCCCAGACCAAGTTGCTGGGAAGAGTCCTTCCTCTTCAATGGCTCTGCCCCTTGAAGCACCCCCTGCTTATACCCCTGAGGCCACTGATGGACACTATACCGTGTCCTATGGAACAGAATATGGGGAGTTCCCATCTGTGGGAGACAACTTCTACAACAAGAACATGCAGCCGCCTCCTGTTCAGAATTTTGGAGTGGATGCAGATGAGCTGATCCTTATTCCACATGGGGTGCAGATATTCTATGTGACACCTGATGGGCAAGTTAGCGCTCCTTCATATCCAGGATACCTTCGGATTGTGAAGTTCTTGGACTGTGAGGAAGCACGGGCCCAGAGTCATCCCCCTGCTTTTCTTCAGGTAACACCTAGAATGTGCTTTGACTGCAGCAGTCTCAGTTTGggacccagtgtggtgtagccaTTAGAGttttgggctaggatctgggagacccaagtttgacttcttgttctgccatggaagcttgctgggtgaccttgtgccagtcacagagcctagcctacttcacaagtttgttttgaggataaaatgggggagaagaGAACACCGTAaattgctttgggttcccattgtggagaatttaaaaaaaggtaaagattatcccctgtgcaagtaccagtcgtttccaactctggggtgatgttgcttttacaatgtgttcacggcagactttttacagggtggtttgtcattgccttccccagtcatctacactttccctccagcaagctgggtattcattttaccgaccttggaagtatggaaggctgagtcaacctggagccagctacctgaacccagcttctgccaggatcgaactcagactgcagtactgcagctttaccactctgcaccgcgggGCTCTATTGTGAAAAATAGCAGGGtatcaatgaagtaaataataaatccATGAGGTAGCCAGTAGTTGATCAGGAAACAAAAGACtttgactgatttcgcactcaccttatgctgttctcatgtttgtcttctcagcgtggctaacttccaatttcccactatctgcgccagggctgcagcaaagatcGGTGTTTTTGttcagcaaatggaaactgatttttagcggtttccatttgctgcatgaaaacgccaatgcttgctgcagcctcagttcagatagtgggaaatcggaaggtaGCCActctgagaagacgaacgtgagagcggcttaaggtgagtgtgaaatcggtcttcgTGTTCTCCTTGTTCTGCACTGGAACAGTGGCTTTCAAACTCCTCTTCAGGATATCCTGGATTTCTTGGAAAACTGCTTTAGATTCTTCAGTGAGAAGTTCAGTAATTCTGGACAGATTTCACTGAAAATTGGTTTCCATTGTCAGGGAGAAAAAACCCTGTCAGTACTAATATACAATTCAGTTAATGCAGGGCAGCAGATCAGGACAGCTGGCCTAGCCAATGTCCTTTTCAAACTTGGTGTGAAACTTATAaagtggtccagcatcctgtccagtGTCTAGATTCAGCAGCAGAAGTCTTCTTCAGCTGCTGAAATTTATGTTGGGTTATCAGATTACTGTTAGGAAAAAATATTTTGGCTCTTTCATAGAGGCTCAGAGTTCCAAAGACTTGAGAAGATGGTGGttgtttttcctcccaaaaaggCCATTATaacttttccattttttttaagtagagtTTCTTCATGCAGTGAtgtatcacacagtggttccTTAGAAATCTGTGTAAAATCTATGCAGCCATTTGTACGCATCAAGGGATGCTCATGCTATATGAGCTAATGTGGATGATCTGGTGACCATGGTAGGACTGGAACATAGCAACTTCATCATCTACTGTATATGTACTTTATTAGTTTCTTTGAAACTAATGCCCAGTAATTTCAATAGGCAGAAGAAATTGGGCCATGGTCATGAGCTGGTATTTGAATCACAAAGGAGTCTTAGCACCGATGTTGTCATTAAGTGCTTTTGAAACTCTGTTTTGTACAACAAAAACTACATCTTGTACAAAGCTGAAAATATCTATGCAAATGTGGCTTGTGAGCCCCTTTGACAATAACATATCAAAACACTGTAGGCAGATAGACCAGTTTACATCTCTTGAGTTTGTTTATACCTAGCCATGTTTGCTGATCCTCTAGTCTGTCACTGAAATGGCAAAACCATAATTCTTAATGCatgactcactgaaaatgacaGCAATCAGTTAAAATTGTCTTTCTCTGGGTATCTCTCTTCCAGGTTTGTGACTGGATATATCCTCTGATGTGCTCTCATTCGCCTGTTCTCTCCTGCAGCAGTGGAGTGTACATGTTCCCTGACGTGATGTCACAGGTGCCAGGATCCTACGTGGGAGTAGTGTTATCTTCAGAGCTCCCAGCTGCTGTCAGAGAACTGTTTGAAGATCTGCTGAAGCAAATGTCTGACCTTAGAGTGCAGGTAAATGCCAGCATTAGATCATTGTCTGGCAGAATGATTTAAAATAAGATACAAGTATCACAGGGTGACGCTGGTGAGAGGTTACATAGTCTGGGTTCCTGGAGCACCAAAAATGAATGAAAGTATCACCAATGCACAGAATTCCCTTAGGAATGTAGAACATGACTCATTTTGAGGTGGAAATTTGAGAATACGTTTCCAGGGTGGAGTGCTGGGAAGGTGTCCTAGGAACTACTGGGGAATTAGTACTGCAGCTTCTGGAGATGAGGGGGGAGAAATATACTGACAAGCTGGTTGCTGGAACTTGCGTATGGGATAGACAAAACAAAGTTACTATGAGTGTGGAAAATAAAGTTAAGACATGGTAACTTGAAAGACAGCAGGATCCCTGGCTACTCATTAATTTTTATAGAGGAAAAAAGTATtgtaagatctatgaatttaacaaagaaaaTTCTACATGAGGTAGGTGGGAAATCTAGCTGGTAAAATCTATAAGAAGCAAGTTCGCTGCTAAAAATCTGCATTATAACTCAAAAGGTTAACACAGCttgcaaatttttaaaagaatcctCTGTCGTTTTAATGTAATAAAATTAGCATTAACCTGAATAGGTTTGTTATATCTACCACAGAGTAGGCAATATAATTATGAACAACCTGATCCTGCAACTAGTTGTTGGTAAAAATCATGTTAATGCATGAATTCACTTGCATGCCATTCTTAAGAGTCTGCTTTTTGATAACCTATTACTGCACAGCAGTGTGGAACAAATTTCTTGTTGAGATATAGAATTTGTGAATCTATTAATGCCCTTGATATGATGTCACAGGTTCCAGCATCCCATGAGGGAATAGGTTTACCATCATGCACAGGATTTTACAAAGAGCTTTTTGAGGATCTGTTAAAACAGAGATCTGATCTCAGAGTCCAGGTAAACTTTAGGGCTGCACCAGCAGTGGTGAAGATTTTTACTGAGTTGACATGTTATTTTAAAGCAACAAATGTTTcctttgtggtggtggtggtaagtgttgtccagtcacagctgacttatggtgaccccaagagatgaacagaggtagttttccattgcctacctctgcatagcaaccagaCTTCCTTAGcggtgtcccatccaaatactaaccagggccaagcctgtGTTATcttctggtgagatcaggctagcctgggcttgcCTTTGTGCTCTGTCACTTATTTATTATGAAATGTACATGGCCACAACTAgcaaaaaccattaaaaacatgaATATCTTGTGCATATTGCTAAAAAGTATGTCGGGAAAGCTGTTTCTTGAATGGGTGCTGAATGTTAAATGTACATAACTAGaagagattctttaaaatgtcaAGAGTGTATTGAACTTAGAATATATATCATCTATACTTTTATTCTGCCCTACCTTCCAAGGAGATCAGGATGGCATGAATAGTTCTTTCCTATGTTTTGTCCTTGCATCAGTTCTGTGAGTTAAGTTAGGCTGCAagtatgtgactgacccaggTGTGACTTTTGCTCCACATTGGCTTGAAGAGTTGGGTACAAATTGTGAGACATGAGTCTAAGGTGTAGTTGAGTTTTCATCCAgcccttttttcctttttgatTAATGGTGACAACATATACCCAGTTCAGAACTATTAACTAGATCTGTTTGTACATACTTGAACAAACATATTTGAGGAAGATGTACCATTCAGGTCCTGTCAGCAGTTGACAAATTGTGACTGCTGATTGTTGGTGCTGTTTGTTAATAATGCTTTCTATTTCCAAAGTAATTTAAAGCTACTTTCTAAAAACTTATGAGGCAGGAGCAGACTGGGAAGTgaaagtggccccagagcaagccaaGTTGAGTAGCCCTTGTGGCAAACCAGTGCTGCAGGAGTCGCTTGGCAGTGCCAAACAGTGGGTATCAGCTTGCTCAGGGCTTTCTGCTGAAAACTGGCAGCAGTATAGGAAAAGGCAGTTGGTAAGCTGACtccctaccagtgttccctctaagctgaattagtgtgagctaactcacagatttttaacctccagctcacacatttttgttttagctcaggaaagatgaccccagagcacactaatttatgcagcagctcacaactttaatgccgctAGCtaataactttaatgccagtggctcacaaagtagtgTGGGGTCTTCTTGAGACTTGCAGAAGGAAGACTGTGCACAGTTGCTGTTAAGCTAACTATATACAAGgcttatttacaatatttatacagactgacaaagtgcttcgccaacACATCCACTATACACACACCACACTTAGCACAGGCATAtagtacatttatacaattcagtatccaatcagcttagtgctgagtcaCTAAGCACTACCCCATTACATCATCTTGGCGGATGCAACCTGGAGCAATGCCAGCTTGTTcagctgtcatgtagatcatctagaCCTAGCTGTGGCCTGTAGACTGGATATACTGACAATGGGATGCCTTTCATTGTTGGTCAATGGCATTTTGTTTGTTGTTGCCATACCCATAAACACGGTGCTTGGCACTGTACAAGGGGTTAATCCCTGCCCAGAGGAGTTTACAGTAAAGAGGGGAATAAGGTAGCAGAAGCAGGGGTAAACAG contains:
- the SPART gene encoding spartin isoform X1; translation: MEQEQDPAMQENANIKAIREEYRKAFVFVNKGLNTDELGKKEEARNYYKQGIDHLVKGVNIPSQGPACTGPLWDDVRQMQQKMRETLQNVRARLSVLDENAQPNPMAVSASAEVPRLYPSVPAKEKPTRPPVPNSLKSPSSPPAEGANVESTGPDQVAGKSPSSSMALPLEAPPAYTPEATDGHYTVSYGTEYGEFPSVGDNFYNKNMQPPPVQNFGVDADELILIPHGVQIFYVTPDGQVSAPSYPGYLRIVKFLDCEEARAQSHPPAFLQVCDWIYPLMCSHSPVLSCSSGVYMFPDVMSQVPGSYVGVVLSSELPAAVRELFEDLLKQMSDLRVQVPASHEGIGLPSCTGFYKELFEDLLKQRSDLRVQPAEASSDVINLRQTVHIQPAPEEEGARAIPEWSEKVAHGILTGASWVSWGLVKGAEYTGKAIHAGASKLREHIQPEEKPVQVNPTVSKGLQVAKHATGGAVKVSQFLVESVCSIASCVGRELAPHVKKHGSKLVPDALKKDKDGKSTLDGALVVAASGVQGFSTIWLGLEGAAKCIAKSVSQETVQTVKHKYGDDAGRATDNAMNSAINVGVTAFNIDNIGIKAIVKKTAKETGHAVLDEYKIIEKGKKKDGQ
- the SPART gene encoding spartin isoform X2; amino-acid sequence: MEQEQDPAMQENANIKAIREEYRKAFVFVNKGLNTDELGKKEEARNYYKQGIDHLVKGVNIPSQGPACTGPLWDDVRQMQQKMRETLQNVRARLSVLDENAQPNPMAVSASAEVPRLYPSVPAKEKPTRPPVPNSLKSPSSPPAEGANVESTGPDQVAGKSPSSSMALPLEAPPAYTPEATDGHYTVSYGTEYGEFPSVGDNFYNKNMQPPPVQNFGVDADELILIPHGVQIFYVTPDGQVSAPSYPGYLRIVKFLDCEEARAQSHPPAFLQVCDWIYPLMCSHSPVLSCSSGVYMFPDVMSQVPGSYVGVVLSSELPAAVRELFEDLLKQMSDLRVQPAEASSDVINLRQTVHIQPAPEEEGARAIPEWSEKVAHGILTGASWVSWGLVKGAEYTGKAIHAGASKLREHIQPEEKPVQVNPTVSKGLQVAKHATGGAVKVSQFLVESVCSIASCVGRELAPHVKKHGSKLVPDALKKDKDGKSTLDGALVVAASGVQGFSTIWLGLEGAAKCIAKSVSQETVQTVKHKYGDDAGRATDNAMNSAINVGVTAFNIDNIGIKAIVKKTAKETGHAVLDEYKIIEKGKKKDGQ